Proteins encoded together in one Lathamus discolor isolate bLatDis1 chromosome 3, bLatDis1.hap1, whole genome shotgun sequence window:
- the CPN1 gene encoding carboxypeptidase N catalytic chain isoform X2, producing the protein MARWLRSLVGALLLLEGAAALSFLHHRYEEMVQALFRVQSQCPYVTRIYSIGRSVEGRHLYVLEFSDYPGIHEPLEPEFKYVGNMHGNEVLGRELLLQLSEFLCEEYRRGNERITRLIHDTRIHIMPSMNPDGYEVAAKQGPDSNGYLTGRNNANGVDLNRNFPDLNTFMYYSGEISGPNHHIPLPDNWKSQVEPETLAVIQWISSYNFVLSANLHGGAVVANYPYDKSQDQRFRSHRRTVNTPTPDDKLFQKLAKTYSYAHGWMHRGWNCGDYFADGITNGASWYSLSKGMQDFNYLYTNCFEITLELSCNKFPPEEDLERQWMANREALVAFIEEVHQGIKGMVSDENNNGIAGAVISVQGISHDITSGGLSVPLHVLPFGFSFLEATWVIWGIISGCCCLALTLSQPLQRGTSPRRSQQPWAQLHLHWYISSSNKTW; encoded by the exons ATGGCTCGGTGGCTGCGGTCCCTCGTGGGAGCGCTGCTCCTGCTCGAGGGGGCGGCCGCCCTCAGCTTCCTCCACCATCGCTATGAGGAGATGGTGCAGGCCCTGTTCCGCGTGCAGAGCCAGTGCCCCTACGTCACCCGCATCTACAGCATCGGTCGCAGCGTTGAGGGCCGACACCTCTACGTGCTGGAGTTCAGTGACTACCCAGGCATCCACGAGCCCC TGGAGCCGGAGTTCAAGTATGTTGGGAACATGCATGGGAACGAGGTGCTGGGCcgtgagctgctgctgcagctctccgAGTTCCTGTGTGAGGAGTACCGCCGGGGTAACGAGCGGATCACCCGCCTCATCCACGACACACGCATCCACATCATGCCCTCCATGAACCCCGACGGGTACGAAGTGGCTGCCAAGCAG ggccCAGACAGCAATGGATACTTGACAGGGAGGAACAACGCCAACGGAGTGGACTTGAATCGCAACTTCCCTGACCTCAACACATTCATGTACTACAGTGGGGAAATCAGTGGGCCAAATCACCACATTCCACtgcccgacaactggaaaagcCAG GTGGAGCCAGAGACGCTGGCTGTGATCCAGTGGATCAGCAGCTACAACTTTGTGCTTTCCGCCAATCTGCACGGTGGAGCAGTGGTGGCAAATTACCCCTATGACAAGTCTCAGGACCAGCGGTTCAGGAGCCACCGGCGCACGGTCAACACTCCTACCCCTGATGACAAGTTGTTTCAGAAG CTGGCCAAGACCTACTCATATGCCCATGGCTGGATGCACCGTGGCTGGAACTGTGGGGACTACTTTGCCGATGGCATCACGAATGGGGCATCCTGGTACTCACTCAGCAAAG gcatGCAGGACTTCAATTACCTCTACACCAACTGCTTTGAAATCACCCTGGAGCTGAGCTGCAATAAGTTCCCCCCTGAGGAGGACCTGGAGCGGCAGTGGATGGCCAACCGGGAGGCTCTTGTTGCTTTCATTGAAGAG GTTCACCAGGGCATCAAAGGGATGGTGTCAGATGAGAACAACAACGGCATTGCAGGAGCAGTGATTTCCGTTCAGGGAATCAGCCATGATATCACCTCTGGTGGGTTGTCGGTCCCCTTGCATGTTCTCCCTTTTGGATTCAGCTTCTTGGAGGCTACCTGG GTAATATGGGGGATTATTtccggctgctgctgcctggcactTACACTGTCACAGCCTCTGCAGAGGGGTACCAGCCCCAGACGATCACAACAACCGTGGGCCCAGCTGCACCTTCATTG GTACATTTCCAGCTCAAACAAGACATGGTGA
- the CPN1 gene encoding carboxypeptidase N catalytic chain isoform X1 has product MARWLRSLVGALLLLEGAAALSFLHHRYEEMVQALFRVQSQCPYVTRIYSIGRSVEGRHLYVLEFSDYPGIHEPLEPEFKYVGNMHGNEVLGRELLLQLSEFLCEEYRRGNERITRLIHDTRIHIMPSMNPDGYEVAAKQGPDSNGYLTGRNNANGVDLNRNFPDLNTFMYYSGEISGPNHHIPLPDNWKSQVEPETLAVIQWISSYNFVLSANLHGGAVVANYPYDKSQDQRFRSHRRTVNTPTPDDKLFQKLAKTYSYAHGWMHRGWNCGDYFADGITNGASWYSLSKGMQDFNYLYTNCFEITLELSCNKFPPEEDLERQWMANREALVAFIEEVHQGIKGMVSDENNNGIAGAVISVQGISHDITSGNMGDYFRLLLPGTYTVTASAEGYQPQTITTTVGPAAPSLVHFQLKQDMVRKPPERKNSGTRMNSKALHKKVVPRATRWGTRR; this is encoded by the exons ATGGCTCGGTGGCTGCGGTCCCTCGTGGGAGCGCTGCTCCTGCTCGAGGGGGCGGCCGCCCTCAGCTTCCTCCACCATCGCTATGAGGAGATGGTGCAGGCCCTGTTCCGCGTGCAGAGCCAGTGCCCCTACGTCACCCGCATCTACAGCATCGGTCGCAGCGTTGAGGGCCGACACCTCTACGTGCTGGAGTTCAGTGACTACCCAGGCATCCACGAGCCCC TGGAGCCGGAGTTCAAGTATGTTGGGAACATGCATGGGAACGAGGTGCTGGGCcgtgagctgctgctgcagctctccgAGTTCCTGTGTGAGGAGTACCGCCGGGGTAACGAGCGGATCACCCGCCTCATCCACGACACACGCATCCACATCATGCCCTCCATGAACCCCGACGGGTACGAAGTGGCTGCCAAGCAG ggccCAGACAGCAATGGATACTTGACAGGGAGGAACAACGCCAACGGAGTGGACTTGAATCGCAACTTCCCTGACCTCAACACATTCATGTACTACAGTGGGGAAATCAGTGGGCCAAATCACCACATTCCACtgcccgacaactggaaaagcCAG GTGGAGCCAGAGACGCTGGCTGTGATCCAGTGGATCAGCAGCTACAACTTTGTGCTTTCCGCCAATCTGCACGGTGGAGCAGTGGTGGCAAATTACCCCTATGACAAGTCTCAGGACCAGCGGTTCAGGAGCCACCGGCGCACGGTCAACACTCCTACCCCTGATGACAAGTTGTTTCAGAAG CTGGCCAAGACCTACTCATATGCCCATGGCTGGATGCACCGTGGCTGGAACTGTGGGGACTACTTTGCCGATGGCATCACGAATGGGGCATCCTGGTACTCACTCAGCAAAG gcatGCAGGACTTCAATTACCTCTACACCAACTGCTTTGAAATCACCCTGGAGCTGAGCTGCAATAAGTTCCCCCCTGAGGAGGACCTGGAGCGGCAGTGGATGGCCAACCGGGAGGCTCTTGTTGCTTTCATTGAAGAG GTTCACCAGGGCATCAAAGGGATGGTGTCAGATGAGAACAACAACGGCATTGCAGGAGCAGTGATTTCCGTTCAGGGAATCAGCCATGATATCACCTCTG GTAATATGGGGGATTATTtccggctgctgctgcctggcactTACACTGTCACAGCCTCTGCAGAGGGGTACCAGCCCCAGACGATCACAACAACCGTGGGCCCAGCTGCACCTTCATTG GTACATTTCCAGCTCAAACAAGACATGGTGAGGAAGCCCCCGGAGCGTAAAAACTCAGGAACACGCATGAACAGCAAAGCCCTTCACAAGAAGGTAGTGCCAAGAGCCACCCGCTGGGGGACCCGAAGATGA